The Verrucomicrobiota bacterium sequence GGGATTTGGCCCGCCAATTTGGGATTGGTTTAAACAACCGGAAATTCAAGAACTCAAACATTCGGTGTTCGGGAATAGTCAAAGCAAACTCTATCAGTATCTTTCGTCAACTGCGGTCAGAGGCTGGACTGAAGAGAATGGGTATCGCACCTGGGTGTTACTCATACTGGGGCTATGGTTGGAAAGGCATGGGCTGTCGGGAAAACAAGGTAGTGCGGTTGCTGCCACGGCGTGAAAATAGCCATTCTCAACAATTTGTACCAGTTTGGCGGGGCGGAGACGGTGGCGCGCCAAGTGTACGAGGGGGTGCGTCAGGCGGGCCACGAGGCACACTACTACGTCGCGTTTGGACCTGTAATTCCAAAGGGAATATATTCATTTTACCCCAAAATATTAACCCGCTTGAGCCATACCCGTTTTAACGTTTGGGTAGAACGAGTGTTTCCCAGATTATCATGGTGTGAGCCCCGATTTCGAAAATTGGCAGCGTCCGACTATGATGTGATTCATCTGCATAGTTTCCATGCCAACTATGTTTCGCTGGAGGCTCTTGCTTTCCTAGCGAAGCATAAACCACTAGTCTGGACGTTTCACAGTTATTGGGGAATCACGGGTGGTTGCGATCCGCCCTTGGATTGCCGCCGATTTATGGAACAATGCGGCCAATGTCCGCAGGTGGGCAAGTGGCCGATTGGGGCGGTGGATCGCACCGGGGAAGAATTGCGTCGGAAAATCCAGGTGCTTGGGCCCGCGCCTATCCATGTAGTCTCGCCGTCACAGCACTTGGCTAAGACGGTGCGCGAGAGCAGGGTGGGGCGGCGTTGGGCGATGCACGTTATCCCCAATGGGGTGTCTGCGGCCCGTTTTACGGGAGCCCGCAAGCGGGATGCCGATTTTCGCAGCCGCCTTGGCCTGCAGCCTGACGCGTTGGTGATTCTGGCGGTCACCAGGAATTTTTTGGATGTGGACAAAGGGTTCGGCATGATTCGCGAGGCGTTGGTTGATTCTGCCAGTGCGGCCACCCAGGTGGTTTTGGCGGGACAAAATAGCGATGTGGCGGCGCGCGAACTTGCCGGATATCATGCGTGTCATTCGGCTGGGTATGTTGAGAACGCAGTGCGTCTGGCGGAATATTATGAGGCGGCAGACATATTCTTATTTGCGTCATCCAGCGAGAATTTTCCATGCGTAATCCTGGAGGCAATGGCTGGCGCGTGCTGTGTGGTGGCAACTCCGACGGGCGGGGTGGTGGAACAAATTGAACACGGCAAGTCAGGACTGTTGGCTGCGAGTATTTCCGGCAAAGCGTTGGGAGAAACGCTCCGGCTGGCGTTGGGTCGTCCAGAACGGATTCGGCAAATTGGAGCAGCCGCCAGAATGAGAGTGCAGGATTGTTTCAGTGAAGAGCGGATGATTCGCGCACACCTGGAATTGTACCAAAAACTGGTGCCAACCGATGTGAAAAAGTGTGTAACCGATTAAAGATAAGCGCTTACATTCCCTGCTTTAACAGAGTCGCATGCATTGAGCAGGCGGTGACAAGCCTGCAAAACCAGTCAATTCAACCGGATGAAATACTGGTGGTGGATGACGGCTCAACCGATGGGTCTGCCGAGGTTGCAATCGCCAAAGGGGCGCGGGTTCTACGGCTGGAGAAAAATCTTGGACGAGGCGCCGCTCGTGCAGCGGCCATGACGATGGCTCAGCATGAGTTGGTTTTGTGTTGTGACGTCAGTACAACGCTGGACCATAACTTTGTTAAGCATGCATTGCCTTGGTTTGCGCATGATAACGTGGCGGGAGTGTACGGCATCGTCACCCAACCTACCGCTAGAAACTTGGCGGAACGCTGGCGCGGGCGGCATCTGTTCCAAGTGGGCGTAAACGCAGAGGTGCGCCATGGCGCACTGCTCGCCTCAGGTGGTGCCATGGTGCGAGCATCGGCGGTTCGGCAGGTGGGGAACTATGATCATCGCCTGCGGCATTCAGAAGATGCGGAATTAGGTAGGCGGTTACTAAAGGCTGGGTATGACGTGGTGCAGGACCCGAAATTAAAGATCATGTCCCTCGGTCACAATACGTTGGGACAAGTATTGGAACGTTATTGGCGGTGGTACGCTGGAGAGGCGGAAACGGCCAGTTATCAGGAATATTTCAAGAATATTGTTTTTGCTTTCAAAGTCATGGCAATGGCGGATTTGCGCGACCGTGATTTATTAAGCGTGCCCGTTAGCCTTTTTTGTCCGCACTACCGGTTTTGGCGCTCGTGGTGGCGTTGTCACTGCCGGCGTGGGAAAACGCTGCTGGCGTTATGAGCAAAATGGCAAATGCCCCTTTTATTTCGGTGGTGATACCCACTTGTCATCGCAACGACCTATTGGCGCGCTGTTTGGCCCTTTTGCATCCGGATGTTCTAAATCTGGCTTCCGAAGAATATGAAGTCATCGTCACGGATGACGGTGTGAATACCACGGCGGAACGCTTGTTGGGGGATCAGTTTCCTTACGTGCACTGGACGGCCGGACCGAAGCGTGGGCC is a genomic window containing:
- a CDS encoding glycosyltransferase; the encoded protein is MKIAILNNLYQFGGAETVARQVYEGVRQAGHEAHYYVAFGPVIPKGIYSFYPKILTRLSHTRFNVWVERVFPRLSWCEPRFRKLAASDYDVIHLHSFHANYVSLEALAFLAKHKPLVWTFHSYWGITGGCDPPLDCRRFMEQCGQCPQVGKWPIGAVDRTGEELRRKIQVLGPAPIHVVSPSQHLAKTVRESRVGRRWAMHVIPNGVSAARFTGARKRDADFRSRLGLQPDALVILAVTRNFLDVDKGFGMIREALVDSASAATQVVLAGQNSDVAARELAGYHACHSAGYVENAVRLAEYYEAADIFLFASSSENFPCVILEAMAGACCVVATPTGGVVEQIEHGKSGLLAASISGKALGETLRLALGRPERIRQIGAAARMRVQDCFSEERMIRAHLELYQKLVPTDVKKCVTD
- a CDS encoding glycosyltransferase family 2 protein — encoded protein: MCNRLKISAYIPCFNRVACIEQAVTSLQNQSIQPDEILVVDDGSTDGSAEVAIAKGARVLRLEKNLGRGAARAAAMTMAQHELVLCCDVSTTLDHNFVKHALPWFAHDNVAGVYGIVTQPTARNLAERWRGRHLFQVGVNAEVRHGALLASGGAMVRASAVRQVGNYDHRLRHSEDAELGRRLLKAGYDVVQDPKLKIMSLGHNTLGQVLERYWRWYAGEAETASYQEYFKNIVFAFKVMAMADLRDRDLLSVPVSLFCPHYRFWRSWWRCHCRRGKTLLAL